A genome region from Hevea brasiliensis isolate MT/VB/25A 57/8 chromosome 7, ASM3005281v1, whole genome shotgun sequence includes the following:
- the LOC110656142 gene encoding protein SENSITIVE TO PROTON RHIZOTOXICITY 1 produces the protein MSNPAESSAVPMGYSVPVCSADPRVPLQNLSAVRVRMDSLQQFLSDSVYNNNLISKDQMEMISVEISSAIHQIIVNGAALLACSQPVVEPPTGARLVEKLSYPPDLKIATKLPNSLEDNSDKGNQAAVFSLKVEERDDFDVDCDIVELDAVELLAEHVHFCEICGKGFKRDANLRMHMRAHGNQFKTPEALAKPDKGNESSAAATRKTRFSCPFDGCNRNKKHKKFRPLKSVICVRNHFKRSHCPKMYSCNRCNKKSFSVVADLKSHLKHCGESRWKCSCGTTFSRKDKLFGHMALFEGHMPAVVGEEDDRAKGGVAAMEGDEEVLEEGELLGNCTDNGFFEGLLDGFASIEGYNLEDVLGSTRNGWGSGMEDLCGIGRS, from the coding sequence ATGTCTAATCCGGCCGAATCCTCCGCAGTTCCGATGGGATATTCGGTCCCGGTGTGTAGTGCCGACCCTCGGGTTCCCCTCCAAAACCTATCCGCAGTGAGGGTGAGAATGGATTCTCTGCAACAGTTCTTGTCGGATTCTGTCTACAACAATAACTTAATCAGTAAAGATCAGATGGAAATGATCTCCGTCGAGATCTCTTCCGCCATCCACCAGATTATCGTCAATGGGGCTGCACTTCTCGCTTGTTCCCAACCAGTGGTCGAGCCTCCGACCGGTGCTAGACTTGTGGAGAAACTTTCATATCCACCCGATCTGAAAATTGCAACGAAACTCCCTAATTCATTGGAAGATAATTCCGATAAAGGTAATCAGGCGGCGGTGTTCAGTTTGAAAGTGGAGGAAAGGGATGATTTTGATGTTGACTGTGACATAGTGGAGCTGGATGCTGTGGAATTGCTGGCGGAGCACGTTCATTTCTGTGAGATATGTGGGAAAGGGTTTAAGCGAGATGCTAATCTGCGCATGCACATGCGCGCCCATGGAAATCAGTTCAAAACTCCCGAGGCGCTAGCGAAGCCCGATAAGGGGAACGAATCTTCGGCAGCGGCGACGAGGAAAACACGGTTCTCGTGTCCCTTCGATGGGTGTAATCGAAACAAGAAGCACAAGAAGTTCCGGCCACTTAAATCGGTGATATGCGTGAGGAATCATTTTAAGAGGAGTCATTGTCCCAAGATGTACTCTTGCAATCGTTGCAACAAGAAGAGTTTCTCGGTGGTGGCAGATTTGAAGAGCCACTTGAAGCACTGTGGAGAGTCCAGGTGGAAGTGCTCGTGCGGAACTACCTTTTCGAGGAAAGATAAGTTGTTTGGGCACATGGCGTTGTTTGAAGGCCACATGCCGGCTGTTGTAGGGGAAGAAGACGATAGGGCCAAGGGTGGTGTGGCAGCTATGGAGGGAGATGAAGAGGTTTTGGAAGAAGGGGAATTGCTGGGGAATTGTACGGATAATGGGTTTTTTGAAGGATTGCTTGATGGGTTTGCTTCTATTGAAGGGTACAATTTGGAGGATGTTCTGGGGTCTACTAGAAACGGCTGGGGTAGTGGAATGGAGGACTTGTGTGGTATTGGTCGGAGCTAG